One part of the Desulfovibrio sp. genome encodes these proteins:
- a CDS encoding flagellin, with translation MSLVINHNMMAANTARNLNAHYSALGKSTQRLSSGLRVNSAADDAAGLAIRELQRADITTLHQGARNANDAISMIQTADGALGIIDEKLTRMKELAEQAATGTYDSTQRLMIESEYQAMASEITRIATATDFNGIHLLNGTLSSSTHDGSGMTSTGKLKVHFGTGNDSAEDYYYITIGSTTASSLGVGNQALDSTGAMREGGTVSTQDAAQKSLEAITQAIVSKDKIRAHLGAMQNRLENTITNLNTQAENLQAAESRISDVDVAAEMTQFVREQILTQSAVAMLSQANSLPQMAMKLIGG, from the coding sequence ATGTCTTTGGTCATTAACCATAATATGATGGCCGCCAACACGGCCAGAAATTTAAATGCACACTATTCGGCTCTGGGTAAATCAACGCAGCGCCTGTCGTCGGGCCTTCGCGTAAACAGCGCCGCCGACGATGCAGCTGGCTTGGCAATTCGTGAACTGCAGCGCGCCGACATTACCACCCTGCATCAGGGTGCACGTAATGCAAACGACGCCATCTCAATGATCCAGACCGCCGACGGCGCGTTGGGCATCATTGACGAAAAGCTCACCCGTATGAAGGAACTGGCGGAACAGGCGGCCACCGGCACGTATGATTCCACCCAGCGCCTGATGATCGAATCCGAATATCAGGCCATGGCCTCGGAAATTACCCGAATCGCAACCGCCACCGACTTTAACGGCATTCACCTGCTGAACGGCACACTTTCGTCCAGCACCCACGACGGTAGCGGCATGACCTCTACCGGCAAGCTGAAGGTGCACTTTGGTACGGGCAACGACTCTGCCGAAGACTACTATTACATCACCATCGGCAGCACCACGGCATCGTCTCTGGGCGTAGGCAACCAGGCCCTCGACTCCACAGGTGCCATGCGCGAAGGCGGCACGGTTTCCACTCAGGATGCAGCGCAGAAGTCCCTTGAGGCCATCACCCAGGCCATTGTTTCCAAGGACAAAATCCGCGCTCACCTTGGTGCCATGCAAAACCGCCTGGAAAACACCATCACCAACCTGAACACTCAGGCTGAAAATCTCCAGGCTGCTGAATCCCGTATTTCGGACGTGGACGTGGCCGCAGAAATGACGCAGTTCGTGCGTGAACAGATTTTGACACAGTCGGCGGTGGCCATGCTTTCGCAGGCCAACTCTCTGCCGCAGATGGCCATGAAGCTTATCGGCGGTTAG
- a CDS encoding chemotaxis protein CheW, which yields MDLSQKKQEDELLQLVTFSIGEEEFGVNILKVQEIIRTMEITKVPRAPEFVEGVINLRGKVIPIIDLRRRFGLAPKGHDKNTRIIVIEINNIIVGFVVDAVSEVLRIPASTVEPPPPVVAGVDSDYISGVGKLQDRLLIMLDLDKLLSGDDMELLTTI from the coding sequence ATGGATCTGAGTCAGAAAAAACAGGAAGACGAACTTCTGCAACTGGTGACGTTCAGCATCGGTGAAGAAGAGTTCGGGGTGAACATCCTGAAGGTTCAGGAAATCATCCGCACCATGGAAATTACCAAGGTGCCCCGCGCTCCGGAATTTGTGGAAGGCGTCATCAATCTGCGCGGCAAGGTTATCCCGATCATTGATCTGCGTCGGCGCTTTGGTCTTGCCCCCAAGGGGCATGACAAAAACACGCGGATTATTGTCATTGAAATTAACAATATCATCGTGGGTTTTGTTGTCGATGCCGTTTCCGAGGTATTGCGCATACCCGCGAGCACGGTGGAACCGCCGCCACCGGTTGTTGCCGGGGTGGACTCGGACTACATCAGCGGTGTGGGCAAGTTGCAGGATCGCCTGCTTATCATGCTTGACCTTGATAAGCTGCTTTCTGGCGACGATATGGAGCTTTTGACTACCATATAG
- a CDS encoding GDSL-type esterase/lipase family protein gives MLHTTPAWFFFGDSLTQGVNDAVMPGGWVSRLAVLAHEAGLSPIPRATFYNLGARRHSTADLATRWRSELECRLIPGMVPRLVFCTGVVDMAAPGGGQPAQPQLAAALLDQLLAEAASVAPTLVISPPPVSDAAANARIGQLGKLQQQICAGRSVAFAQVYKILADTADYMDDLSDGLHPGAQGCTRMAQTLLAQECVRAFMCAAQ, from the coding sequence ATGCTGCACACCACACCTGCCTGGTTCTTTTTTGGAGACTCGCTGACGCAGGGCGTCAACGATGCAGTCATGCCGGGCGGGTGGGTAAGCCGCCTGGCAGTACTGGCACACGAGGCAGGTTTAAGCCCCATACCGCGCGCCACATTTTACAATCTTGGCGCACGGCGGCACAGCACGGCAGACCTAGCCACCCGATGGCGTTCAGAGCTTGAATGCAGGCTTATACCCGGCATGGTTCCCCGCCTGGTGTTTTGCACTGGGGTGGTGGATATGGCGGCTCCTGGCGGCGGCCAGCCTGCACAACCACAACTGGCGGCTGCCTTGCTGGACCAGCTGCTTGCCGAAGCGGCATCTGTTGCACCAACACTGGTCATAAGTCCGCCGCCGGTAAGTGATGCCGCTGCCAACGCCCGTATTGGACAGCTTGGCAAGTTGCAGCAGCAAATCTGCGCAGGCCGTAGCGTGGCCTTTGCCCAGGTGTATAAAATCTTGGCTGACACAGCTGATTATATGGATGATTTGAGCGATGGGCTGCACCCTGGCGCACAGGGCTGCACCCGCATGGCGCAAACGCTGCTGGCGCAGGAATGTGTACGCGCCTTCATGTGTGCAGCGCAGTAG
- a CDS encoding cytochrome c biogenesis protein CcdA: MPAKLAGGQCWRVFCAGIVALVATFFFCVSAQAEDLHPRLETARDGQNLIAALHIVIPAEFHAYGHEPGEAGRPTTVAISVDGGRPLPVHYPEGAVQRDFYDPTATVNVYEGNVVFYASLPPDAAGKPFVADISMLLCSNRKCMPVNEQFTGIVPREAPAVNVMPWNAQWQEMRQRPPVVPATAQADAPEEGGNDDISGEMWANESAQSSGVWADEIVDKLPPPDGFDVRLSPRFLDDALEISGLGKALLFGIIAGLLLNAMPCVLPVLTFKVSGLLMVGGRDAAGLKRFRMHNLCFAAGVMTLFSALALVLGLADLMWGQLYQNQAVLMVMLLVVYLMGLSTLGVFSLPVIDLKTGASSKNPCLQAYFTGLVSTFLATPCSGPLLGGVLGWAFTQPLIIVMVVFWAVGLGMALPYIMFCIWPDLARVLPKPGAWMHVFERIVGFMLMGTALYLLSVLPVERHMQVLTVLLVLSLCAWLWGQYCGITAPPLRRKVMSVIGVGLLVASVFWVLRPVAPLPQWRQFTPEAFEATLGKKPMLLEFTANWCPNCKFMEATVLTDERMRKLQARYGMELVRVDLTNANAYAVRLLDALGSKSIPLTALFPAGDDANQPLVLRDVYSAHTLEQALNEAYEK; encoded by the coding sequence GTGCCCGCAAAACTGGCTGGCGGGCAGTGCTGGCGCGTGTTTTGCGCTGGCATTGTCGCGCTGGTAGCCACATTTTTCTTTTGCGTGTCGGCCCAGGCAGAAGACCTGCATCCCCGGCTGGAAACCGCGCGAGACGGGCAGAACCTGATTGCAGCGCTGCACATTGTGATTCCTGCCGAGTTTCATGCCTACGGGCACGAACCTGGAGAGGCGGGCAGACCCACCACGGTGGCCATTTCTGTGGACGGAGGCCGCCCTCTGCCCGTGCATTATCCCGAGGGCGCTGTGCAGCGCGATTTTTACGACCCCACGGCCACTGTAAACGTTTACGAGGGCAATGTTGTCTTTTATGCCTCGCTGCCGCCTGATGCGGCGGGCAAGCCCTTTGTGGCCGATATCAGCATGCTCCTGTGCTCAAACCGTAAGTGCATGCCTGTTAATGAGCAGTTTACGGGCATTGTTCCCCGCGAAGCTCCCGCCGTAAATGTCATGCCCTGGAATGCCCAGTGGCAGGAAATGCGACAGCGCCCGCCTGTTGTGCCAGCCACGGCCCAGGCGGATGCCCCAGAAGAGGGCGGCAACGACGACATCTCGGGCGAGATGTGGGCCAACGAAAGTGCCCAGTCCAGCGGCGTATGGGCAGACGAAATTGTGGACAAGCTGCCTCCGCCAGACGGTTTTGACGTGCGCCTTTCGCCGCGTTTTCTTGATGATGCGCTTGAAATCTCCGGCCTTGGCAAGGCACTGCTGTTTGGCATCATTGCGGGTCTGCTGCTCAATGCCATGCCCTGCGTGCTGCCGGTGCTTACCTTCAAGGTAAGCGGACTGCTCATGGTGGGCGGGCGCGACGCCGCAGGCCTCAAGCGCTTCAGGATGCACAACCTGTGTTTTGCTGCCGGGGTGATGACGCTTTTCAGCGCCCTGGCTCTGGTGCTGGGGCTTGCGGACCTCATGTGGGGGCAGCTGTACCAGAATCAGGCCGTGCTTATGGTAATGTTGCTGGTTGTTTATCTTATGGGGCTTTCCACCCTTGGCGTGTTCAGTCTGCCGGTTATTGATCTCAAAACCGGGGCGAGCAGCAAAAATCCCTGCCTGCAGGCATATTTTACCGGTCTTGTTTCAACCTTTCTTGCCACGCCCTGCAGCGGGCCGCTGCTCGGTGGTGTGCTGGGCTGGGCCTTTACCCAGCCGCTCATCATCGTAATGGTGGTGTTCTGGGCTGTGGGGCTTGGCATGGCCCTGCCCTACATTATGTTTTGCATCTGGCCCGACCTTGCCCGTGTGCTGCCCAAACCAGGCGCGTGGATGCACGTGTTTGAGCGTATCGTGGGCTTTATGCTCATGGGCACGGCGCTGTATCTGCTCTCTGTGCTGCCTGTTGAGCGGCATATGCAGGTGCTTACAGTGCTGCTGGTGCTTTCGCTCTGCGCCTGGCTGTGGGGGCAGTATTGCGGCATTACCGCTCCCCCGTTGCGCCGCAAGGTCATGAGCGTCATTGGCGTTGGGCTGCTGGTGGCCTCTGTTTTCTGGGTGCTGCGGCCCGTGGCGCCCCTGCCGCAGTGGCGTCAGTTCACGCCGGAAGCGTTTGAGGCAACTCTCGGCAAAAAACCCATGTTGCTTGAATTTACCGCCAACTGGTGCCCCAACTGCAAATTCATGGAAGCCACTGTGCTGACAGACGAGCGCATGCGCAAATTGCAGGCACGCTACGGCATGGAACTGGTGCGGGTGGATCTTACCAATGCCAATGCATACGCAGTGCGTTTGCTGGACGCGCTAGGCAGCAAGAGTATTCCTCTTACTGCGCTTTTTCCTGCTGGCGATGATGCCAACCAGCCACTTGTTCTGCGCGACGTGTACAGTGCCCACACACTGGAGCAGGCCCTGAATGAAGCGTATGAAAAATAA
- a CDS encoding TIGR03960 family B12-binding radical SAM protein — MRSLLPLLPKPSRYAGIEDNACRKNPEDVRLRVALAFPDTYDVGMSYLGQKILYNIVNSEPGWWAERVMAPEKEAAEILRAHNTPLATLESDTPLASMHCLSFSITHELCYTNVLYMLDLAGIPLRMEDRPQSLTECPLVIAGGGALLSAEPLTPFVDMMVLGDGEESLPDVLRMLEKAHEQGWTRSEMLLQSRTIPGVYVPSLFKQEFDAQGEPVFPLKPLLDDYQRPARRIVADLNNAAYPTRQVVPVGAVHNRLSLEIARGCTRGCRFCHAGMVYRPVRERSLDNINELLTKCLNETGFDEISFLSLSTGDFSALKTLSFGVLDRCAREQIGLSLPSLRVGSIDDEIIERMADLRRTGVTLAPEAGSQRLRDVINKGVTEEDLLLHAQKLLEHGWRLVKLYFMIGLPTETDADLEAIADICRKVRDAAGRGGPRLQVTAALSPFVPKPFTPFQWVPQISQEEMQRRVNLVRTQFKGQKFLKLRWHEPAMSHLEGILSRSDRRMADVVEKAYRKGSVFTSWMEHFTLPPWIEALNECGISIEQCTGPREPGSSLPWSHLEAGISEEFLLRERERALSEKITDDCRYGACRQCGACDTKVGPSRMQHASAPTTDDEPGQPLHRNRLILPQRDQQAHAPTLDEEGRLVCRPQTSRPPKITPELTVKAAQYRIWHSKAGGSAYLSQLELQAVLDRALRRAAMPLAFSQGFHPMPLLSFGRALPVGVESQAEWFALTLHQDLPPQEVAARLTPLLPPGMDVLRIEPVEKSRRTEQAVAEAFTLRMPTVEETEAAARCFAEFDALTERMFTRETKKGPRTADIRLMLRSWSVQNSATGAVEAVTFVADWGNGYLSPMLLCMAILESMGEQEVLRQRIGLLKTAQIFTDGQSYPE, encoded by the coding sequence ATGCGCTCACTGCTGCCCCTATTGCCCAAACCAAGCCGTTATGCGGGCATCGAGGACAACGCCTGCCGTAAAAACCCCGAAGATGTGCGTTTGCGCGTGGCCCTGGCCTTTCCTGATACTTATGATGTGGGCATGTCCTACCTTGGGCAAAAAATTCTTTACAATATCGTCAACAGTGAGCCGGGCTGGTGGGCAGAACGCGTTATGGCGCCCGAAAAAGAGGCTGCCGAGATTCTGCGCGCCCACAATACCCCCCTTGCCACGCTGGAATCAGATACCCCGCTCGCCAGCATGCACTGCCTGAGCTTTTCCATCACGCACGAGCTTTGCTACACCAATGTACTCTACATGCTTGATCTGGCGGGCATACCGCTGCGTATGGAAGACAGGCCGCAGAGCCTCACAGAATGCCCGCTGGTCATAGCTGGCGGCGGTGCGCTGCTCAGCGCCGAACCGCTCACCCCTTTTGTGGACATGATGGTGCTTGGCGATGGCGAGGAAAGCCTGCCAGACGTACTGCGCATGCTTGAAAAAGCGCACGAGCAGGGCTGGACGCGCAGCGAAATGCTGCTGCAATCGCGCACCATTCCCGGTGTGTATGTGCCCTCGCTGTTCAAGCAGGAATTTGATGCTCAGGGCGAACCGGTTTTCCCTCTCAAGCCCCTTCTGGACGATTACCAGCGCCCAGCACGCCGCATTGTGGCCGACCTCAACAACGCCGCCTACCCCACACGGCAGGTGGTTCCCGTGGGAGCGGTGCACAACCGACTTTCGCTTGAAATTGCACGTGGCTGCACACGCGGGTGCCGTTTTTGCCACGCGGGTATGGTTTACCGCCCCGTGCGCGAGCGTTCGCTTGATAACATCAACGAGTTGCTCACCAAGTGCCTTAACGAAACCGGCTTTGACGAAATTTCTTTTCTCTCGCTGAGTACGGGCGACTTCTCCGCGCTCAAAACCCTGAGTTTTGGTGTGCTTGACCGCTGTGCCCGCGAGCAGATCGGCCTTTCGCTGCCTTCGCTGCGCGTGGGCTCCATTGACGACGAGATCATCGAGCGGATGGCAGACCTGCGCCGCACGGGCGTTACCCTTGCCCCAGAGGCTGGCAGCCAGCGCCTGCGCGATGTCATCAACAAGGGCGTTACAGAAGAAGACCTGCTGCTGCACGCCCAAAAGCTGCTTGAACACGGCTGGCGGCTGGTAAAGCTCTATTTCATGATTGGCCTGCCCACCGAAACGGATGCAGATCTTGAAGCCATTGCCGACATCTGCCGCAAGGTGCGCGACGCTGCAGGCAGGGGCGGCCCACGCCTTCAGGTCACGGCGGCCCTGTCGCCCTTTGTGCCCAAGCCCTTCACGCCTTTCCAGTGGGTTCCGCAGATCAGTCAGGAAGAAATGCAGCGCCGCGTCAATCTGGTGCGCACCCAGTTCAAGGGACAAAAGTTCCTCAAGCTTCGCTGGCACGAACCCGCCATGAGCCACCTTGAAGGCATTCTGTCACGCTCGGACCGCCGCATGGCAGACGTGGTGGAAAAAGCGTATCGCAAGGGCTCTGTATTCACGAGCTGGATGGAGCATTTTACGCTGCCGCCGTGGATTGAAGCGTTGAACGAATGCGGCATCAGCATCGAACAGTGCACTGGCCCGCGTGAACCCGGCTCATCCCTGCCCTGGAGCCATCTGGAAGCCGGTATTTCGGAAGAGTTTTTGCTGCGTGAGCGCGAGCGTGCCCTCTCGGAAAAAATTACCGACGACTGCCGATACGGCGCTTGTCGCCAGTGCGGCGCATGCGATACCAAGGTTGGGCCCTCGCGCATGCAGCACGCCTCTGCCCCCACGACAGACGACGAACCGGGCCAGCCCCTGCACCGCAACAGGCTTATTTTGCCCCAGCGCGACCAGCAGGCCCACGCCCCCACGCTTGACGAAGAAGGCCGCCTTGTGTGCCGCCCGCAAACAAGCCGTCCGCCCAAAATCACGCCCGAGCTGACCGTCAAGGCGGCACAATACCGCATATGGCACAGCAAGGCCGGAGGCAGCGCCTACCTGAGCCAGCTTGAACTGCAGGCAGTGCTCGACCGCGCCCTGCGCCGTGCCGCCATGCCGCTGGCCTTCTCTCAGGGCTTTCATCCCATGCCGCTGCTCTCCTTTGGCCGTGCCCTGCCAGTTGGGGTAGAAAGCCAGGCCGAATGGTTTGCCCTCACCCTGCATCAGGACCTGCCCCCGCAGGAAGTGGCGGCACGCCTTACCCCGCTGCTGCCCCCGGGCATGGATGTGCTGCGAATCGAGCCTGTTGAAAAAAGCCGCCGCACGGAGCAGGCAGTTGCCGAGGCCTTTACCCTGCGCATGCCCACGGTGGAGGAAACCGAGGCCGCTGCCCGCTGCTTTGCCGAATTTGACGCACTGACAGAGCGCATGTTTACCCGCGAAACCAAAAAGGGGCCCCGCACTGCCGACATACGGCTCATGCTTCGTAGCTGGTCTGTGCAGAACAGCGCTACCGGAGCCGTGGAAGCCGTGACTTTTGTGGCGGACTGGGGTAACGGTTATCTCTCTCCCATGCTGTTGTGTATGGCGATTCTTGAGTCCATGGGAGAGCAGGAAGTTCTGCGTCAACGAATAGGCCTGCTCAAGACTGCGCAGATATTCACTGACGGGCAGTCCTACCCCGAGTAG
- a CDS encoding amino acid ABC transporter ATP-binding protein — protein MIILENVSKWYGDFNVLSHCSTRIHKGEVVVVCGPSGSGKSTLIKTVNGLEPVQSGQIFVNGIEVTSKKTNLARLRSHVGMVFQHFELFPHLSIIHNLVLAQEKVLKRSRDEAMDKGLMLLKRVGLEPQTDKYPSQLSGGQQQRVAIARALCMDPVAMLFDEPTSALDPEMINEVLDVMVELAYEGMTMMVVTHEMGFARKVANRVLFMESGSILEDSPKDKFFDNPATQRAKDFLANIIPH, from the coding sequence ATGATTATTCTGGAAAACGTATCCAAGTGGTACGGTGACTTCAACGTGCTGAGCCACTGCAGCACGCGCATACACAAGGGCGAGGTTGTGGTGGTGTGCGGCCCTTCCGGTTCGGGAAAGTCCACACTTATCAAAACTGTGAACGGCCTTGAGCCTGTACAGTCTGGTCAGATTTTTGTGAACGGCATTGAAGTAACCAGCAAAAAAACCAATCTCGCCCGCCTGCGCAGCCATGTGGGCATGGTTTTTCAGCATTTTGAGCTTTTTCCGCACCTGAGCATCATTCACAACCTTGTGCTTGCTCAGGAAAAGGTACTCAAGCGCAGCCGTGACGAAGCCATGGATAAGGGCCTTATGCTGCTCAAGCGCGTTGGCCTTGAACCGCAGACGGACAAATACCCCTCACAGCTTTCGGGCGGCCAGCAACAACGCGTGGCCATTGCCCGCGCCCTGTGCATGGACCCTGTTGCCATGCTGTTTGACGAACCCACTTCTGCCCTTGACCCCGAAATGATCAACGAAGTGCTGGACGTCATGGTTGAGCTGGCCTACGAGGGCATGACCATGATGGTTGTTACCCACGAAATGGGCTTTGCCCGCAAGGTGGCCAACAGGGTTCTGTTTATGGAGAGCGGCTCCATTCTTGAAGACTCTCCCAAGGACAAGTTCTTCGACAATCCCGCCACCCAGCGCGCCAAGGACTTTCTGGCCAATATCATTCCGCACTAG
- the rnc gene encoding ribonuclease III has product MPPRVVAKLLEPVLGHTFARPELLDLALTHSSWANECGTGQNHNERLEFLGDAVLELCVSAQLYSRFPDAREGELTKMRAHLVSTVSLAERARKIGLDTMLKLGRGEESQGGRTRDGVLSDAFEAMLAAVYEDGGFAAAQAVVARLFADRWPTAATKTMPKDYKTRLQEASQQRFGEAPLYTRLGSRGPEHAKVFEIGLKLPDGTEFVATGSSCKKAEQNAAQQALAILDETRLTKNS; this is encoded by the coding sequence ATGCCACCCAGAGTTGTGGCTAAGTTGCTGGAACCTGTGTTGGGTCATACCTTTGCAAGACCAGAGCTTCTAGATCTTGCCCTGACGCACAGTTCGTGGGCCAATGAATGCGGTACAGGGCAGAACCATAACGAACGGCTTGAATTTCTCGGTGATGCGGTACTTGAACTTTGTGTTTCTGCCCAGCTTTACAGCCGTTTTCCCGACGCGCGCGAGGGCGAGCTGACCAAGATGCGGGCGCACCTGGTGAGCACGGTGAGTCTGGCAGAACGGGCCAGAAAGATCGGGCTTGATACCATGCTGAAGCTTGGCAGGGGCGAGGAAAGTCAGGGAGGGCGCACACGTGACGGTGTGCTGAGCGACGCCTTTGAGGCAATGCTGGCGGCTGTATACGAAGACGGCGGTTTTGCAGCGGCGCAGGCAGTTGTGGCCCGGCTTTTTGCCGACCGGTGGCCCACTGCGGCAACAAAAACCATGCCCAAGGATTACAAAACCAGACTTCAGGAAGCCTCGCAGCAACGGTTTGGCGAAGCCCCGCTCTATACCCGGCTGGGCAGCCGCGGACCAGAGCACGCAAAGGTTTTTGAGATAGGGCTGAAACTGCCCGACGGAACAGAATTTGTGGCTACCGGCAGCAGCTGCAAAAAGGCGGAACAAAATGCCGCCCAGCAGGCGCTTGCCATACTTGACGAAACCAGACTCACCAAAAATAGCTGA